Proteins from a genomic interval of Rosa chinensis cultivar Old Blush chromosome 2, RchiOBHm-V2, whole genome shotgun sequence:
- the LOC112188749 gene encoding uncharacterized protein LOC112188749 — protein MAMAICSALAKLASNSIHKNRSGILMLRAFAIDKNLDRQSRAVSGFPAGHYFRHRFDYGSYKSKKKELKVFDYYMDLGGLEPARFAMEEFNKRKKMQLQFVRVVKAHRHLLCTGISSLYDITLEAVDAGVAKLYQAKVSVNFTDGMFLEWFCLVVDDGCPIALFDHLENFFAQKDNEDKAESQIPMCKKQGLNCSNKLCIKLCRIKPAYDLSNNGKMQRFGRWAVKMYNKEKNAKLQFKRVVSGSKLWWEDSFYLTLEAADAGVMKIYQAELFLPDDDNIKHPNSKLILFGHVDDNGGLSILIDKRHEECTKEILGSEDIITAYQQGYCRYKDSNDFIPTFLRY, from the exons ATGGCTATGGCGATTTGTTCTGCACTCGCAAAGCTGGCGAGTAACTCTATTCACAAGAACAGAAGTGGAATTCTGATGCTTAGGGCTTTTGCTATCGACAAAAACCTCGATCGCCAAAGCCGGGCCGTTTCGGGGTTTCCTGCCGGTCATTACTTCCGTCACCGATTCGATTATGGAAGCtataaaagcaaaaaaaagGAGCTTAAG GTATTTGATTATTATATGGATTTAGGAGGATTAGAGCCTGCCCGTTTCGCCATGGAAGAGTTCAACAAGCGAAAG AAAATGCAACTGCAGTTTGTGAGAGTTGTCAAGGCACATAGGCATCTGCTGTGCACAGGAATTAGCAGCCTTTATGATATAACATTGGAGGCAGTTGATGCCGGTGTCGCTAAACTTTACCAAGCAAAAGTTTCAGTAAATTTCACTGATGGCATGTTTTTGGAATGGTTCTGTCTTGTTGTCGATGATGGGTGCCCTATAGCACTATTTGATCACCTAG AAAACTTTTTTGCTCAGAAGGACAATGAAGACAAAGCAGAGAGTCAAATTCCGATGTGTAAAAAGCAG GGACTTAATTGTTCTAATAAATTATGTATCAAACTATGTCGTATCAAACCTGCATATGACTTATCAAATAATGGCAAGATGCAACGATTTGGACGTTGGGCTGTGAAAATGTATAACAAGGAAAAG AATGCTAAACTGCAGTTTAAGAGAGTGGTGAGCGGAAGCAAGCTGTGGTGGGAGGATTCTTTTTATCTAACATTGGAGGCAGCAGATGCTGGTGTGATGAAAATTTACCAAGCAGAACTATTTTTGCCAGATGACGATAATATTAAGCATCCCAATTCCAAGCTCATTTTGTTTGGCCATGTTGATGATAATGGGGGATTGTCGATACTAATTGATAAGAGGCATGAAGAATGCACAAAAGAGATTTTGGGATCTGAAGATATTATTACAGCATACCAGCAAG GTTACTGCCGTTACAAGGATTCTAATGATTTCATTCCAACCTTTTTGAGATATTGA